One Stenotrophomonas maltophilia R551-3 genomic window, CAGATGGCCATGAGCACCACTGTCTACGGTTTGAAGAACTGCGATACCTGCAAGAAGGCGACCAAGTGGCTGGACCGCTTCGGCGTGCCGTACACCTTCGTCGACTACCGCGACAACAAACCCAGCCCGGAAACGCTGCTGGCATGGGCGGCGCAGCTGGGTGGCCTGGCCGCGATGGTCAACAAGTCCTCCACCACCTGGCGGCAGCTGCCGGACAACCGCAAGGCTGCTGATTCCGAGGCCGAATGGAAGCTGCTGCTGCGCGAGTACCCGCAGCTGATCAAGCGTCCGCTGGTGGTCACTGCCGATGGCACGGTCAGCCAGGGGTTCAGTGACAACGGTTTCAAGGCCCGCTTCGGCGTGGGTGACGCATGAGTGCGGTCCTCGACCTGACCTGCGAACTGATCGCACGACCCTCGGTGACGCCGGATGATGCTGGCTGCCAGACACTGCTGGCGGCACGCCTGAAGCAGGCCGGGTTCCAGTGCGATCACCTGCGCCTGGGCGAGGTCGACAACCTGTGGGCGACCCATGGGCAGGGTGCGCCGGTGCTGGTGCTGCTGGGCCACACCGACGTGGTGCCGCCCGGCCCGCGCGAGGCCTGGGCCAGCGATCCGTTCACGCCGCAGATCCGTGAGGGTGTGCTGTACGGCCGTGGCACCGCCGACATGAAGGGCAGCGTGGCGGCGTTCGTGGTGGCCGCCGAGCAGTTCGTGGCCGCGCATCCCGATCATACCGGCACGCTGGCGGTGCTGCTGACCAGCGACGAGGAGGGCGATGCCATCGATGGCGTGCGCCACGTTGCACGGCTCTTCGCCGAGCGCGGCCAGCGCATCGACTGGTGCATCACCGGCGAGCCGTCGTCGACCGCGACGCTGGGTGACCTGCTGCGCGTGGGTCGTCGCGGCAGCCTGTCGGCCAAGCTGCGCGTGCAGGGCGTGCAGGGTCATGTGGCGTATCCGGAGAAGGCACGTAACCCGATCCACCAGGCGGCGCCGGCCCTGGCCGAGCTGAGTGCGCGGCGCTGGGATGACGGCTACGAGAGTTTCCCGCCGACCAGCCTGCAGATCTCCAACATCCATGCCGGTACCGGTGCCAACAATGTGATTCCCGGCGAGCTGGAGGTGGATTTCAACATCCGCTACAACCCGCACTGGGATGCGCCGAAGCTGGAGGCGGAGATCACTGCACTGTTGGACCAGCATGGCCTGCAGTACACGCTCAAGTGGCATCGCAGCGGTGAGCCGTTCTACACCCCGGAAGGCACGCTGCGTGCGACTGCGCGCGCGGTACTGGCCGAGCACATCGGCCGCGCACCGGAAGAAAGCACCGGCGGAGGCACCTCCGATGCACGCTTCATCGCGCCGCTGGGCGCGCAGTGCATCGAAGTGGGGCCGGTCAACGCCAGCATCCACCAGGTGGACGAGAACGTGCGCGTGGACGAGCTGGAAGCACTGCCGGGGTTGTACCAGCGGCTGGTGGAACGGTTGCTGGTGTGAGCCCCGCAGTGGGGATGCCTCGATCCTGCTGAGGTGGGTGCCGACCGTTGGTCGGCACGCCTCCCGCCGGGGCCGCTTCTCTACTCCGAAAAAATGAAGAACGGCGGCTCGATCGCCTTCTTCCAATAACTTGGCGCGGCCATGTAGAAGTGCTGCGCCTCGGCGCGCGCGAACCAGCGCGCCGCAGCATCGGTGTCCTTCTCCACGCCCGGCGCACTCCGGCCCAGCAGCAGCCCGGCGAAGTACTGGCCGAACACATTGCCCCTCTCACCGGCGCGCTGGTACAGCTGCAGGGCACGGGCAGGATCGCGTGGCAGGCCGACGCCCTTTTCAAGCAGCGCGCCAAGATCGACCTGTGCGTCGGCGTCGCCTGCAGCGGCGCGGCGTTGGATCCTCGCCACCAGCGGATGCACGGTATCGCCTGTGGCCGCTACCGCACCGGGCAGTCCCGACGATGACGACGCATAGCGCTGGTAGACCATCGCGCGCAGGTCCCAACGCAGTGCGCGCTGGGCGTCGTCGCGCTCGCGATAGGCCTTGGCCAGGTCGAAGAACGCGTACGGATTGCCGTGATTGGCGGCGGCCAGAGACCAGCGTTCGCCACGTCGCCAGGACGCGCGCAGCACCGGTGCTGGGTTGATGTGTGGACTGTCGGCATACCGCAGCGTGCCGGAGGTCCAGATCCGGCCCAGCGCCTCTTCCGCCTTGGTGTTGTGGAAGCTCCAGGGCGTGACCGCCGCGGCGCGCTCGTAGTAGGTGACGGCGCGCAGATCGTTGAAGCGCTCGAAGGTCCGCGCGGTTTCCCAGGCACCGTCGAAGCTGCCATCGGTTCCGCGTTGCTCCAGTGCCTGCTGCTGGTCCAGCTGCAGTGTGGAGGGTGGGGGCAGGCTCTGGCAGGCGGCCAGGCTTAGGCAGAGCAGGGCGGCCAGCGCCCCGGTGCGTCCATTGCGGTGTTGCATTCCTGTTACACGGTTCAGGGCGGGCCATTATGCGCTCCAGGCGTGGTTGCCGACGCAACTGTTGCACCGCGCCGGAAACCGGGGTAGGGTCGATGCCATGTCGATCCGCTTGGCCACCGCCGTCAATAACAACAACCGCAATAATCTGCGCGCGAATAATCGTGCGCGGCCGATGCGGGACTGCGCCCTGGGTAGATAGACAGCAACACACGCCCGGACACCAGAAAACCCGCATCAGCCGATGCGGGTTTTTTTGTGCCCGGGTGCAGTCCCACCCGGGCCTGGTTGCCGGTCGAACACCTTCCCCGTGAAATCCCCACAACAGGAGCTCTGCCATGTGTTCGATCTTCGGAATCTTCGGCCTGCAGGCCGGTGACGATCTTCCCGCCCTGCGCCGCCATGCGCTGGAACTGTCGCAGCGCCAGCGCCACCGTGGCCCGGACTGGAGCGGCGTGTACCTCGACGAAGGTGCGCTGCTGGTCCATGAGCGGCTGGCCATCGTCGACCCGGCCGGTGGTTCGCAGCCGTTGTTGTCGGCCGATGGCCAGCTGGCGCTGGCGGTCAACGGCGAGATCTACAACCACCAGCAGCTGAAGGCCACGTTGACCACCGCCTACGACTTCCAGACCGGTTCGGACTGTGAAGTGATCAACGCGCTGTACCGTCAGGGCGGTACGCCAGCACAGTGGCTGGAACAGCTCAACGGCATCTTCGCCTTCGCCCTGTGGGATCGCGATGCTGGCCGTGTACTGGTGGCACGCGATCCGGTCGGCGTGGTGCCGCTGTACTGGGGTCACGATGCACATGGCCGGCTGCGCGTAGCCTCGGAAATGAAGGCACTGGTCGATACCTGTGCCGATGTCGCGCAGTTCCCGCCGGGCCACTATTTCGACAGTGCCAGCGGTGAGCTGGTGCGCTACTACCAGCAGCCGTGGCGGGACTATGGCGACGTGCAGGGCCGCCAGGCCGACCTCGCCGAGCTGCGCCAGGCTTTCGAACATGCGGTGGAACGCCAGCTGATGAGTGACGTGCCGTACGGCGTACTGTTGTCCGGCGGCCTCGATTCGTCGCTGGTGGCGGCGGTGGCCGCGCGCTATGCGCGCCGCCGCATCGAGGATGGCGGGCAGACCGAAGCCTGGTGGCCGCGCCTGCATTCGTTCGCGATCGGCCTGAAGGGCTCGCCCGATCTGGCGGCCGGGGCGATCGCTGCCGAGGCACTCGGCACCGTGCATCACGGCTTCGAATACACCTTCGAGGAAGGCCTCGATGCGCTGCCGGAGGTGATCCGCCACATCGAAACCTATGACGTCACCACCATCCGTGCCTCCACGCCGATGTTCCTGCTGGCGCGGCGGATCAAGGCGATGGGCGTGAAGATGGTGCTCTCCGGCGAAGGCAGCGATGAGATCTTCGGTGGCTACCTGTACTTCCACAAGGCGCCGGATGCACGCGAATTCCACGACGAGCTGGTACGCAAGCTCGATGCCCTGCACAACTACGATTGCCTGCGCGCCAACAAGTCGATGATGGCCTGGGGCGTGGAGCCGCGTGTCCCGTTCCTCGACCGCGAGTTTCTCGACGTGGCGATGCGCTTCGATGCCGCGCACAAGATGGTCGGTGCCGGCTTCGGTGGGCGCCGCATCGAGAAGGCGGTGCTGCGCGAAGCATTCGAGGGCTACCTGCCGGACAGCATCCTGTGGCGGCAGAAGGAGCAGTTCAGCGATGGCGTCGGCTACGGCTGGATCGACGGGCTGAAGGCGCATGCCGAAGCGCAGGTGAGCGACCGTGTGTTGGCGGCAGCGGACAAGCGCTTCGCGCACAACCCGCCGCAGACCAAGGAGGCGTACTACTACCGCCACCTGTTCGAGCAGTTCTTCCCGAGTCGTGCTGCGGCGGAGACCGTGCCGGGCGGCAAGTCGATTGCCTGTTCGTCGCCGGCCGCCATTGCCTGGGATGCCAGCTTCGCGGCAGCGGCGGACCCCTCGGGCCGCGCGATTGCCGGCGTGCACGAGCAGGCACTGGCCTAAGTCCCAAAAAGGGGACGGAGGGGATTAAGTCGTTTTTGCCACAAACGACTTAATCCCCTCCGTCCCCTTTTTCGTATCATCGCCCCCTGCACATTGGGGAATGTTCATGGGCGTACAGACCGGGGGCCAGGCGCCGCCGATGAAATGGGGATGGCGTTATCTGGCCTGGGCCGGCGTGCCATTGCTGGCCGGGGTGCTGCTGGCGCGGTATGCCGGGCCGGCAGCGCCTGCGGCGGTCGCCCGTGCCTCGGTAGCCGCCGAAGGCAGCTGGGCGCAGCACCTTGCCTCACCGCTGGGCCTGTTCCTGCTGCAGCTGCTGGTGCTGCTGCTGGTGGCCAAGGGCGCGGGCGCGCTGCTCAAGCGCTTTGGACAACCGGCGGTGATCGGCGAGATGGCCGCTGGCCTGATGATGGGGCCGCTGGTGCTCGGCAGCCTGCTGCCGCAGCTGCATGGTGCCTTGTTCCCGGCCAGTTCGCTGGGGCCGCTGGGCATGCTCAGCCAGCTGGGCGTGCTGATGTTCCTGCTGGTGGCCGGTGCCGAGCTGGACCTGGCGGCGCTGCGTGGCCGCCGGCGCTTCGCCTTCACGGTCAGCCATGCCGGCATCGCGGTGCCGTTCGTGCTTGGCGTCGCCCTGGCGATCTGGCTGTATCCGCAGCACGGCCCGCAGGGCGTGGGCTTCACTGCCTTCGCGCTTTTCGTTGGTATTTCGATGAGCATCACCGCGTTCCCCGTGTTGCTGCGCATCCTTGCCGATCGTGGGATCACACAGACGCCATTGGGTCAGACCGCGATCGCCTGCGCGGCATTGGGCGATGCCACCGCCTGGTGCCTGCTGGCCTTGATCGTCGCTGCGGCCCAGGCCAGCGGCTGGTTGCCGGCCAGCCTCAACCTGCTGTGCGTGGTCGTGTTCGTGGCGCTGATGCTGGGGCTGGTGAAGCCGTGGTTTGCCCGCCAGCAGATCGCGCCGGGCCGTGAGGGACGTTGGCTGCTGGGCATCCTGCTGCTGTCGCTGGCCAGTGCGCTGGTCACCGAGATGCTGGGCATCCACGCCCTGTTCGGTGCATTCGCTGCGGGCGTCGCGGTATCGTCCAACGCGCAGCTGCGCGACCTGTTGATGGCCCGCGTCGAACCGTTCGCGGTGACCCTGCTGCTGCCGTTGTTCTTCGCCATGACCGGCCTGCGCATGCGCGCCGATGCGCTGCAGGCCAGCGATATCGTGTTGTGCGTGGTGGTGATTGCGGTGGCCACGGCCGGCAAGCTGCTGGGCACCTTCAGTGCCGCACGCAGCGCCGGCATGCCCACACGCGAAGCGTGGCGGCTGGGCGCGTTGATGAACACCCGTGGCCTGATGGAGCTGATCGTGCTCAACCTGGGCTACGAGCTGGGCCTGCTCGGCGACCGCCTGTTCGCGGTGCTGGTGATCATGGCGTTGGTGACCACGGCGATGACCGGGCCGCTGCTGAACCTGATCGAGCGACGCCGGGGCTGAGCGCTGGACGGTAGTGCCGGCCGCTGGCCGGCATCCAGGCTGGTGTGTCCAGCATCATGAGGTTGCCGGCCAGCGGCCGGCACTACCGCGCTGGCACCAGCGTCATCGTGTGCTGCGCTTTGCCGGGCAGGAACGGCGTCGGCCGCCCATGCACCCAGTCTTCGTGGCCGGCGCCCCAGTACGGCGACAGCGGGTGCCCGCTCTGGCCGCCGGGCATGTGCACGATGCCGTCGGCCTCGTGGCCGGGCGAAACCACCATGCGTTCGGAGGCGCCGAAGTTGGGCGTCTGCACGCGCGGCATGTCACGGTCGCCGGGCAGCGGGTCGGCGGGCATGCACAGCCAGCGCTTGGCGACCTCGGGCAACGCCCGTGTGACAGGGTGGCAGAGCGCCGCGGTGTTGCGCTCTCCCCAGGTGCGCTGGGCCAGTGGGCCCTGCTTGGCCAGCTCGCTCTCGGTGCGGCGTGCGGCATCAAGCAGCAGCGCGTCCCAGCTGTCGTAGGCCGGTGGCAACAGGTTGGCGGGGCGTTGCTGCAGCATCGGCCAGGCCACACCTTCAAGTTGTGCCAGGCGTGGGTCCAGATAGTCATCGCCCAGCTGCGCGTTGGCCGGTGCCAGCAGTGCATCGGACAGGGTATCCATCACCTGCGTTCGGAACTCGCGCACCACCCGGTAGCTCACCGAGCTGGCCGAGGCCCGGCCGCCCCATTGGTGGCTGACGGACTTCAACCGCTTCAGCGCAGGATCGTCACTGCGTTCGATGACGTCATGCAGCAACGCCCACCAGCGCTGCAGAAACACGGCGCGATCATCGAGCTGGATCGCCAGCAGGTCGTGTTCGTCGAAGCGGTCCTGGATGGCGAGCAGATCGCGGATCTGCTGCGCACGCGCGCCGAGGTCATAGCCACCGTTGCCGACGGTAGCCAGCGCCTCGCCGTCGAGGACGCGACCGTTGGCGGTCCACAGGCGATGGTTGGGGGGATCGATCAGCGCCGGCGAGGCATCGCTGCGGATCGGCCACGGCGCGCAGTCCTGGTTGCTGGCGGCATTGAAGCCGGCCGGTGCACAGCCGGGGCCGCGGTCAGGACGGGCACCGATCAGCCGCCAGGCAATGCGTCCGCTGCGGTCGCCGACCACCAGGTTCTGCGCAGGAATGCCGGCGCGGTCGGCGAAGTGCAGGGCGCCGTCCAGGTCGCCGGCACGGGCCAGGTCACCGAAGTCCAGGCGCACCGCGCCGGGCAGGTGTGCGACCCAACGCAGCGCATCGCCGCTGCCATCGACATGGGTGTGCAGGATCGGCCCCCAGGCGGTTTCGCGCACCGGAAACACCACATCGGCCTGGCCGGCCACCGCAATGCGTTCCTCGTGCACGGTGACGGCGGCGTTGGCCGGTTCCGTGCGGTAGTCCGCCGTGTCGATGTAGCTGTTGGTGAAGCCCCAGGCGACGTGGCCGTTGCTGCCGACAATTACCGCCGGCAGGCCAGGCAGCGAGAAGCCGGTGACGTCGACCTGGCCGCCAGCAGCCTGCGGGTCGGGGTAACGCAGGCGCACCCGGAACCACAGGCCAGGCGCGCGCAGGCCCAGGTGCATGTCGTCGGCGACGATCGCGCGGCCGTCGGCAGTGAGTGCGCCGGCCACCGCGAAGTTGTTGCTGCCGATGACGTCCGCCTCCTCCTGCTCGGTGCCCTGCTTTCCCTTCAATGTGCGCAGATCGAGCTGGCTTGCATCGGGCAGGGCCGCGTTGCCGGTGGCTTCGCCAAACAGCGGTGCATCCCATTCGGTGCCGTCGTGGGCGATCAGCGCGTACAGCGCCGGCGGCACCACCGCGCGGATGCGGCTCAGGGCAAGCTCGGTCTGGTTGTTCGGGTCCTGCAGGTCGGCGTACATGGCCAGGCCGGCCAGCACGCTGTCACTGGCCTGCCACGGCTGTGGCGATTGCCGCAGCAGCAGGTAGGCCCACGGTCGCACGGAGAGATCGGTCAGGCCCTCGTTGACCCCTCCGACGTAGGCGCTCACGGCTTCGATGTTGTCGCCCAGCGCAGCCTGCATGTTCGCCTCGGTGCGCGCGCGCAGCCGGTGCACGCGCATGCGCTTGTCGGCGTCGATGGCCTTCGGCCCGAACAGCGCCGACAGCTCGCCGGCGGCACTGCGGCGCATCAGGTCCATCTCGAAATAGCGCTCCTGTGCGTGCACGTGGCCGAGTGCACGCATCGCGTCGGCCTGACTGCCGGCAGTGATGGTGACCACGCCCAGCGCATCGCGCTCGATGGTGACCGGCCTGGCCAGCCCAGGCAGTGCATGTTCGCCGTCGAGGTCGGCCAGGCTGCCGCGCAGCAGCAGCCACAGGCCCAGTACGGTAACCAGCACGATGGCGATCAGCACGCCCAGCACCCAACGCCATGTACGTCGCATCGCACGTCCTTTCCGAACTCGTGGGCCGATTGTAGCCGCAGGCGCAACTGCGACTGATTCCGATTAGATCACCGTATTTTGAAATGCGGCACCCTATGTCACATCGATTCACAGGAGCCCCCCCCATGAAAGGCAACCCGGACGTCATCGCCTGCCTGAAGGAACTGCTGCGCGGCGAACTCGCTGCCCGCGACCAGTACTTCATCCATTCCCGCCGCTACGAGGACCAGGGCCTGTTCGCGCTGTACGAACGCCTGAACCACGAGATGGAAGAGGAAACCCAGCACGCCGACGCGCTGCTGCGCCGGATCCTGTTCCTCGGCGGCGACCCGGACATGCGCCCGCATGCCACCGAGCCGGGCAAGACCGTGGAGGAGATGCTGCAGAAGGATCTCGACACTGAATACGCGGTTCGGAACAATCTCGCCGCCGGCATGAAGCTGTGCGAAGAGAAGGGCGACTACGTGAGCCGCGACATGCTGCTGGCGCAGCTGAAGGACACCGAGGAAGACCACGCCTGGTGGCTGGAACAGCAGCTGGGCCTGATCAAGCGCATCGGCCTGGAGCTGTACCAGCTGAGCAAGATCGACGGCAACGGCGCCCCGGCGCACTGAGCCGGCACCGCTTTCTGTAGAGCCGACCGCTGGTCGGCTGCATTTCGCAGAGCAGCCGACCAGCGGTCGGCTCTACCAGAAGAAGCACAGCGTTCTGTCGCCCGCCAGCATCGGAGCACCGCCAGCCAGCCTTCGCCAGCCAGCTGCTCCACCGCCCGCCAGCCGACAACGAAAAAGCCGGGGAATGCCCCGGCTTTTTCGTGTCTGATCTCCGGCAAGGCGTGTCAACCAAGGTTGACACCTACCAGGGACGTTGCCCGGGGTCAGAGCCCGTTCCGACGGAACGGGATCCGACCCCCAGCCCTCATTCCACCGACAGCCCTTCGACCTTCTGCCAGCCACGCGGCAGCAGGTGGCCGCGGGTGGCGCGGGCGCCGAGGTAGGCGTCGAGCTCGTTGAACTTCAGCCCCATCGTGCGCTGCCCGCTGCGTACCTGCAGGGTCTGCCCCGGGCTGATCGCCACGATGGCGACCACGCGTTCGGTGGCGAGCTTGGCCTTGGGGATCTCGATGATCTTGTTGCCCTTGCCCTTGTCCAGTTCCGGCAGGTCGTTGGCGGCGATTGCCAGCAGGTTGCCCGAACTGGTCACCGCCACGATGCGGTCGGTGGCGACGTTGGCCACCACCGACGGGGTCAGCACGGTCGAACCGGCTGACAGGTTCAGCATCGCCTTGCCGGCCTTGTTGCGGCCGATCAGGTTCTCGAAGCGGGTGACGAAGCCGTAGCCGTGGGTGGAGGCCAGCACGAAGCGGGTCTCCGGCTCGGCGCTGGCCAGGGTCACGAAGCTGGTGCCTGCGGCCGGCGAGAAGCGTCCGGTCAGCGGTTCACCGTTGCCACGCGCGGAGGGCAGGGTATGCACCGGCGTCGAGTAGGCGCGACCCTCGCTGTCCAGGAACGCGACCTGCTGGGTGCTGCGTGCGCGCACCGCACCCTGCAGCGCGTCGCCATCGCGATAGGACAGCGTCGAGGCATCGATGTCGTGGCCCTTGGCGGCGCGGATCCAGCCCTTCTCGGACATCACCACCGTCATCGGCTCGCTCGGCACCAGCTCGGTCTCGTCGATGGCCTGCGCGGCCTGGCGCTGCACCAGCGGCGAACGGCGTGCGTCGCCGAACTTCTTGGCATCGGCGGTCAGTTCGTCGCGGATCAGCTTCTTCAGCTTGGTCTTGCTGTCGAGGATGCCGAGGATCTTCTCGCGCTCCTTGGCCAGCTCGTCCTGCTCGCCACGGATCTTCATCTCTTCCAGGCGCGCAAGCTGTTTCAGCTTGGTTTCCAGGATGTACTCGGCCTGGTCGTCGGACAGGCCGAAGCGCGCGATCAGCGCCGCCTTCGGTTCGTCCTCGGTCCGGATGATGTGGATCACCTCATCCAGGTTGAGGAAGGCGACCAGCAGGCCTTCCAACAGGTGCAGGCGGCGCTCGACCTTCTGCAGGCGGTGCTGCAGGCGGCGGGTGACCGTGTTGCTGCGGAAGGTCAGCCATTCGCTGAGCAGCATCTTCAGGTTCTTCACCTGCGGACGGCCGTCCAGCCCGATCACGTTGAGGTTGACGCGGTAGCTGCGCTCCATGTCCGTGGTCGCGAACAGGTGGCCCATCAGCTGCTCGGCGTCGACGCGGTTGGAACGCGGCACCAGCACCACGCGCACCGGGTTGGCATGGTCAGACTCATCGCGGATATCTTCCAGCCAGGGCAGCTTCTTGGCGCGCATCTGCGCGGCGATCTGCTCGATCACCTTCGACGGCGACACCTGGAACGGCAGCGCGGTGACCACGATGTTGTTGGCTTCCTTGGTGAAGGTCGCACGCGCACGCACGCTGCCGTTGCCGGTCTCGTACATGTTCCGCAGGTCATTGGCCGCAGTGATGATCTCGGCGCTGGAGGGGTAGTCCGGTCCCTGCACGTGCTCGCACAGGTCGCGCACGCTGGCCTCGGGGTTGTCCAGCAGGTGCAGCAGCGCGCTGACGATCTCGTTGAGATTGTGCGGCGGTACGTCGGTGGCCATGCCTACGGCAATGCCGGTGGTGCCGTTCAGCAGCAGGTGCGGCAGCCGCGCCGGCATCCAGGTCGGCTCCTGCAGGGTGCCGTCGAAGTTCGGTGCCCAGTCGGTGGTGCCCTGGCCCAGTTCGCCCAGCAGCACTTCGGCAATCGGGGTCAGCTTGGATTCGGTGTAACGCATCGCCGCGAACGACTTCGGGTCGTCGCTGGAGCCGAAGTTGCCCTGGCCCTCGATCAGCGGGTAGCGGTACGAGAACGGCTGCGCCATCAGCACCAGCGCCTCGTAGCACGCGCTGTCGCCATGCGGGTGGTACTTACCGATGACGTCACCGACGGTGCGCGCGGACTTCTTCGGCTTGGACGCGGCATTCAGGCCCAGCTCGCTCATCGAATAGATGATGCGGCGCTGTACCGGCTTCAGGCCGTCGCCGATGAACGGCAGGGCACGGTCCAGGACCACGTACATCGAGTAGTCGAGGTAGGCGCGTTCGGCGTACTCGCGCAGCGGCAGTTGTTCGAATCCGTGGAACACGGGGCGGGCAAGATCGGTCATGCGGCGTTGTTACCTATTGTCGGGAGGCGGCGACGGCGGTCGCCGCTCGCAATCCTGTGATTATCCGGATGCGGCCGGGGATGCCAAGCCGCGCGCAGGGTCCAGCCCGGTTTCCAGGCCATGCCCGGCCCGCGCCAGGTAGCGCCCTGGCGGCAAACCGAAGTGGCGGCGGAACACGGTGACGAAGGCGCTGGCGCTGCTGAAGCCCAGCGCGTGGGCGATATCGGCCACGCTGCGGCCGTCGGTCAGCTGGCGCAGCGCCTCGGACAGGCGGGCCTGCTGCCGCCACTGGGCGAAGCTGAGCGTGGTCTCGTCGCGGAAGTGGCGGGTCAGGCTGCGCGGCGACAGGCCCGCCCAGTGCGCCCATTCGGCCAGGCTGCGCTCGTCGGACGGGTCGGCCAGCAGCTGCGATGCGATCTTCAGCAGGCGCCGGTCGTGCGGCATCGGCAGGTGCATGCGCTGGCGCGGGGCGGTGCGGATTTCGTCCAGCAGCACATCGATGATGTGCTGGCGCTCAGGGGTGGTGGCATAGCCCAGCGGCCATTCGCAGATACGGTCGGCCAGCGCCTGCGCCAGCTTGGACAGGCCCAGCACGCAGGGGTCGGAGGGCAGGGCGGCGCAGGCGGGCGCGGCCAGCGCCATGCCCCAGCCACGCAATGGCCCGTCGAGGGTGACCGTATGCGGCTCCAGCGGCGGCATCCAGCCGGCCGAACCCGGCGCCAGCGACCACGTGCCGTGCGAAGTGCGGGTGGTCAACAGACCGCGCTCGACACAGATCAGCTGTGCGCGCTGGTGGTGATGCCAGTCCACTTCACGGACCAGGCCCTGCGGGCTGTCGAAGCGGAAAGCGACAACCGGAGGGCCGTCATTGCGCTCGAACCAGTCCAGTGCGTCATCACGCAGCAGGCGCTTGGGAGGGGGGATTTCTGCCTTGTTCATCATATCCGCTGGCTGAAATGTGTCATCCATTGGCTGAATTGTACTACCGGGCCAGCTGAGTGGGCCATTAAGGTGAGCGCCTTCACTGATCCAGCCCACTGCTGCAACACAGCATTCGATGCCAGATCGAATATTTCCATTGAGAAATATTTTTTTTGGAAGAGAATGCTCCCCCATGATCTGTCCTGCAACCACTCCCCCCAGCTTCGGCCTGCTGCTGCGCCAGGTGCGCGACGGCCTGGTCCGCCAACTCGACGCCTCCATGGCTGAAGAAGACCTCGGCATCGGCTTCACCCACTACATCGGGTTGAAGGTGCTTTCGAACATGGCCCCGTGCACCGCCAACGAACTGGCCCAGGCCATCGACCAGGTACCCAGTGCGGTGACCCGCCTGCTGGACAAGCTGGAGGCGCTCGGTTGCGTGCGCCGTGAAGCGCATGCCCAGGACCGGCGTGCGCTGCAGATCGTGCTGACCGATGAAGGCCGCGCCCTGTGGGCACGGTTGAAGCTGCGCGGCGACGCGGTGATGGATTACGCCCTGCGTGACCTGTCCGCCGACGAACGCACGCAGCTGCTGTCCCTCCTTACCCGAATCCGCGATTCCCTGACGACCCCATGAACCCGATCCCGCATTCCACTCTCCGCCGGTCCGGGCGCGCGCTGCTGGTATCAGCGCTGGCCCTGGCCTTGGCCGCCTGCGCCAGCAGTCGTGGCCTCAACCCGCAGGGCCATGTGCTCGAAGTGGACAGCCTGCACAGTGAACGCACCCTGGCCGACACCGATCTGAGCGCCACCGGCTTCCCCGCCCAGGACTGGTGGAAAGCGCTGGGCGATCCGCAGCTGGACGCACTGATCAGCGAAGGCCTGGCCGGCCATCCGAGCCTGGATGCCGCCGATGCACGCCTGCGCCAGGCGCAGTCGCAGGTCGGCACCGCGCGTGCCGATCGCCTGCCCAGCCTGTCGGTGTCCGGTGGTTACACCGGTCTGCGCCTGCCCGAGTCGATGGCCGGCAGCGAGATGGGAGGCCATTACGCTGGCAGCAGCCAGGTCGCGTTTGATTTCAGCTATGGCGTGGACCTGTGGGGCGGCAAGCGCGCTGCCTGGGAGGCCGCCGTGGATGGCGCGCATGCCGCCACTGTTGAAGCCCAGGCCGCGCGCCTGAACCTGTCGACCGGCATCGCCCAGGCCTATGCCGACCTGGCCTACGCGTGGCAGCTCAACGACGTGGCCGAGGAAGAGCTGACCCGCTCGCAGAAGTCGCTTCAGCTGACCCGCCAGCGCCGCAGCGCCGGCATCGACAGCGACCTGCAGGTGCGCCAGGCCGAGGCCCGCGTGCCGGCCGCGCAGCAGCAGGTGCTGGCCGCACAGC contains:
- a CDS encoding penicillin acylase family protein; this translates as MRRTWRWVLGVLIAIVLVTVLGLWLLLRGSLADLDGEHALPGLARPVTIERDALGVVTITAGSQADAMRALGHVHAQERYFEMDLMRRSAAGELSALFGPKAIDADKRMRVHRLRARTEANMQAALGDNIEAVSAYVGGVNEGLTDLSVRPWAYLLLRQSPQPWQASDSVLAGLAMYADLQDPNNQTELALSRIRAVVPPALYALIAHDGTEWDAPLFGEATGNAALPDASQLDLRTLKGKQGTEQEEADVIGSNNFAVAGALTADGRAIVADDMHLGLRAPGLWFRVRLRYPDPQAAGGQVDVTGFSLPGLPAVIVGSNGHVAWGFTNSYIDTADYRTEPANAAVTVHEERIAVAGQADVVFPVRETAWGPILHTHVDGSGDALRWVAHLPGAVRLDFGDLARAGDLDGALHFADRAGIPAQNLVVGDRSGRIAWRLIGARPDRGPGCAPAGFNAASNQDCAPWPIRSDASPALIDPPNHRLWTANGRVLDGEALATVGNGGYDLGARAQQIRDLLAIQDRFDEHDLLAIQLDDRAVFLQRWWALLHDVIERSDDPALKRLKSVSHQWGGRASASSVSYRVVREFRTQVMDTLSDALLAPANAQLGDDYLDPRLAQLEGVAWPMLQQRPANLLPPAYDSWDALLLDAARRTESELAKQGPLAQRTWGERNTAALCHPVTRALPEVAKRWLCMPADPLPGDRDMPRVQTPNFGASERMVVSPGHEADGIVHMPGGQSGHPLSPYWGAGHEDWVHGRPTPFLPGKAQHTMTLVPAR
- the bfr gene encoding bacterioferritin — protein: MKGNPDVIACLKELLRGELAARDQYFIHSRRYEDQGLFALYERLNHEMEEETQHADALLRRILFLGGDPDMRPHATEPGKTVEEMLQKDLDTEYAVRNNLAAGMKLCEEKGDYVSRDMLLAQLKDTEEDHAWWLEQQLGLIKRIGLELYQLSKIDGNGAPAH
- the parC gene encoding DNA topoisomerase IV subunit A: MTDLARPVFHGFEQLPLREYAERAYLDYSMYVVLDRALPFIGDGLKPVQRRIIYSMSELGLNAASKPKKSARTVGDVIGKYHPHGDSACYEALVLMAQPFSYRYPLIEGQGNFGSSDDPKSFAAMRYTESKLTPIAEVLLGELGQGTTDWAPNFDGTLQEPTWMPARLPHLLLNGTTGIAVGMATDVPPHNLNEIVSALLHLLDNPEASVRDLCEHVQGPDYPSSAEIITAANDLRNMYETGNGSVRARATFTKEANNIVVTALPFQVSPSKVIEQIAAQMRAKKLPWLEDIRDESDHANPVRVVLVPRSNRVDAEQLMGHLFATTDMERSYRVNLNVIGLDGRPQVKNLKMLLSEWLTFRSNTVTRRLQHRLQKVERRLHLLEGLLVAFLNLDEVIHIIRTEDEPKAALIARFGLSDDQAEYILETKLKQLARLEEMKIRGEQDELAKEREKILGILDSKTKLKKLIRDELTADAKKFGDARRSPLVQRQAAQAIDETELVPSEPMTVVMSEKGWIRAAKGHDIDASTLSYRDGDALQGAVRARSTQQVAFLDSEGRAYSTPVHTLPSARGNGEPLTGRFSPAAGTSFVTLASAEPETRFVLASTHGYGFVTRFENLIGRNKAGKAMLNLSAGSTVLTPSVVANVATDRIVAVTSSGNLLAIAANDLPELDKGKGNKIIEIPKAKLATERVVAIVAISPGQTLQVRSGQRTMGLKFNELDAYLGARATRGHLLPRGWQKVEGLSVE
- a CDS encoding helix-turn-helix domain-containing protein, which produces MMNKAEIPPPKRLLRDDALDWFERNDGPPVVAFRFDSPQGLVREVDWHHHQRAQLICVERGLLTTRTSHGTWSLAPGSAGWMPPLEPHTVTLDGPLRGWGMALAAPACAALPSDPCVLGLSKLAQALADRICEWPLGYATTPERQHIIDVLLDEIRTAPRQRMHLPMPHDRRLLKIASQLLADPSDERSLAEWAHWAGLSPRSLTRHFRDETTLSFAQWRQQARLSEALRQLTDGRSVADIAHALGFSSASAFVTVFRRHFGLPPGRYLARAGHGLETGLDPARGLASPAASG